The following proteins are co-located in the Thermus thermophilus HB8 genome:
- a CDS encoding alanine--glyoxylate aminotransferase family protein: MLLLTPGPTPIPERVQKALLRPMRGHLDPEVLRVNRAIQERLAALFDPGEGALVAALAGSGSLGMEAGLANLDRGPVLVLVNGAFSQRVAEMAALHGLDPEVLDFPPGEPVDPEAVARALKRRRYRMVALVHGETSTGVLNPAEAIGALAKEAGALFFLDAVTTLGMLPFSMRAMGVDYAFTGSQKCLSAPPGLAPIAASLEARKAFTGKRGWYLDLARVAEHWERGGYHHTTPVLLHYALLEALDLVLEEGVAARERRAREVYAWVLEELKARGFRPYPKASPLPTVLVVRPPEGVDADRLVRALYAEGVAVAGGIGPTRGQVLRLGLMGEGARREAYQAFLKALDRALALA, translated from the coding sequence ATGCTGCTTCTGACCCCTGGACCCACCCCCATTCCCGAGCGCGTGCAGAAGGCCCTTCTCCGTCCCATGCGCGGCCACCTGGACCCCGAGGTCCTCCGGGTGAACCGGGCCATCCAGGAGAGGCTCGCCGCCCTGTTTGACCCCGGGGAGGGCGCCTTGGTCGCCGCCCTCGCCGGCTCGGGGAGCCTGGGCATGGAGGCGGGCCTCGCCAACCTGGACCGGGGGCCGGTCCTGGTCCTGGTGAACGGGGCCTTCTCCCAACGCGTGGCGGAGATGGCGGCCCTCCACGGCCTGGACCCCGAGGTCCTGGACTTCCCCCCGGGGGAGCCCGTGGACCCCGAGGCCGTGGCCCGGGCCTTGAAGCGGCGGCGGTACCGCATGGTGGCCCTGGTGCACGGGGAGACCTCCACCGGGGTGCTGAACCCGGCGGAGGCCATCGGGGCCCTGGCCAAGGAGGCCGGGGCCCTTTTCTTCCTGGACGCCGTGACCACCTTGGGGATGCTCCCCTTCTCCATGCGGGCCATGGGGGTGGACTACGCCTTCACCGGGAGCCAGAAGTGCCTTTCCGCCCCGCCCGGCCTCGCCCCCATCGCCGCAAGCCTCGAGGCCAGGAAGGCTTTCACGGGGAAACGGGGGTGGTACCTGGACCTCGCCCGGGTGGCGGAGCATTGGGAGCGGGGCGGGTACCATCACACCACCCCCGTCCTCCTCCACTACGCCCTCCTGGAGGCCCTGGACCTGGTCCTGGAGGAGGGGGTGGCGGCCCGGGAGCGGCGCGCCCGTGAGGTCTACGCCTGGGTCCTGGAGGAGCTTAAGGCCCGGGGCTTCCGGCCCTACCCCAAGGCCAGCCCCCTGCCCACGGTGCTCGTCGTCCGCCCCCCCGAGGGGGTGGACGCGGACCGCCTGGTCCGGGCCCTCTACGCCGAGGGGGTGGCGGTGGCCGGCGGGATCGGGCCCACCCGGGGCCAGGTCCTCCGCCTCGGCCTCATGGGGGAGGGGGCCCGGCGGGAGGCGTACCAGGCCTTCTTAAAGGCCTTGGACCGGGCTTTGGCCCTAGCGTAG